In Notamacropus eugenii isolate mMacEug1 chromosome 1, mMacEug1.pri_v2, whole genome shotgun sequence, one genomic interval encodes:
- the RFX7 gene encoding DNA-binding protein RFX7 isoform X1: MERKVIRVPCHQAVPSKCMPFLGFEIRWRNILRLRYLSRKSMMNIRIKGITQPSAFIPTAESNSFQPQVKTLPSPVDAKQQLQRKIQKKQQEQKLQSPLPGESPGKKLEGATTNGVASISNGNPPILSPQPIGIVVAAVPSPIPVPRTRQLVTSPSPVGSSDGKVLPLNVQVVTQHMQSVKQAPKTPQNVPASPGGDRCARHRYPQILPKPASTSALTIRSPTTVLFTSSPIKTVVPAPHMSSLNVVKMTAISLTPSNSSAPLKHSPSLNSATGTTEESRAVPHVKNSSASLQSPGSKTNAVGTSSVEIKMEPEILLDENSIQCQENSDVSKAAKVTPRGSLGQRSSSEGTGLKPSNEGVIETKATKGCDQRTKCKSRYNEMSPVTSGSSHSTLTLSVATQNLPFTSTNSPSNGDPTNKDTKLCTKSPRKRPSSTIQESQVPPIKKPLVEQISAGNVEAQKGSNSAKKDQKVLSAAKTESSAAGAQVPSKVTINVVANQSLNSNVVNATDSSLEQPMTSSPDIKVKLEGNMFLLENDSKADSSFNSNAWQQQITQESEFSSASCEPQQISVMNITGHSDINDLEKSVWEPLHLEGMQQETYSQQLHGQMQESSLSQIQAQSSNQLPLQSDLKEFEPTVSQTNENYFPFDDELTQDSIVEELVLMEQQMSLNNSHSYGSCLGMTLQSQAVAAGTPLSSHPNNTHFYHSIHSNGTPIHTPTPTPTPTPTPTPTPTPTSEMIAGSQSLSRESPCSRLAQTTPVDSALGSSRHTPIGTPHSNCSSSVPPSPVECRNPFAFTPISSSMAYHDASIVSSSPVKPMQRPMATHPDKTKLEWMNNGYSGVSNSSVSSHGILPSYQELVEDRFRKPHAFAVPGQSYQSQSRHHDTHFGRLTPVSPVQHQGTAVSNTNKQEGFAVPAPLDNKGNNSSLNNSLRCRSVSPAVHRQRNLSGSTLYPVSNIPRSNLTPFGSPVTPEVHNVFTNVHTDTSANNIAQRSQSVPLTVMMQTAFPTLQKQANSKKITNVLLNKLDSDNDDAVRGLGINNLPSNYTARMNLTQILETSTAFPSANPQNMINSSTPVYEFQTPTYLTKNNSTDQINFSPGDNQAQSEIGEQQLDFSSTVKDLLGGDNLQASQQLVGQVASDLSNVAPDFSSDIRLSSELSGSINDLNTLDTNLLFDPGRQQGQDDDATLEELKNDPLFQQICNESMSAMTSSGFEWMESKDHPTVEMLG, translated from the exons AACAGCAGTTGCAGCGGAAAATCCAGAAGAAACAACAGGAACAGAAGCTCCAGTCTCCTTTGCCAGGGGAGTCTCCAGGAAAGAAACTCGAAGGAGCTACAACCAATGGAGTAGCCAGTATTTCTAATGGGAATCCTCCAATCCTTTCTCCACAGCCTATTGGCATTGTGGTGGCAGCTGTTCCCAGTCCTATTCCG GTACCAAGAACTAGGCAGTTGGTGACTTCCCCAAGTCCAGTGGGTTCTTCGGATGGCAAAGTCCTTCCCCTGAATGTACAGGTGGTCACCCAGCACATGCAGTCTGTGAAACAGGCACCAAAGACTCCTCAGAACGTTCCAGCCAGTCCTGGCGGTGATCGCTGTGCTCGGCACCGGTACCCTCAGATCTTACCCAAGCCAGCTAGCACCAGTGCGCTCACCATCCGCTCCCCAACTACTGTGCTCTTTACAAGCAGTCCTATCAAAACTGTTGTACCAGCTCCACATATGAGTTCTCTAAATGTGGTAAAAATGACAGCAATATCGCTCACACCCAGCAACAGTAGTGCCCCTCTTAAACATTCTCCCTCTTTGAACAGTGCAACTGGAACAACGGAAGAATCAAGGGCTGTTCCCCATGTAAAAAATAGTTCTGCTTCACTTCAGTCTCCTGGATCCAAGACTAATGCTGTGGGAACTTCCTCtgtagaaataaaaatggaaccAGAGATATTACTAGATGAAAATTCTATACAGTGCCAAGAGAACTCTGATGTGTCTAAAGCTGCTAAAGTGACCCCTCGTGGATCCTTGGGGCAGAGAAGTAGTTCAGAGGGTACAGGGCTGAAACCCTCAAATGAAGGTGTAATTGAGACAAAAGCAACTAAGGGCTGTGACCAGAGGACCAAATGTAAAAGTCGCTACAATGAAATGTCACCAGTCACTTCAGGCAGCAGTCATAGCACTCTCACTCTCTCAGTTGCCACTCAGAACTTACCCTTCACCAGCACCAATTCACCATCTAATGGTGACCCCACTAATAAAGACACAAAATTATGCACTAAAAGTCCAAGGAAGAGACCCTCTTCTACAATACAAGAGTCCCAGGTGCCTCCTATAAAGAAACCCCTTGTGGAACAGATTTCGGCAGGAAACGTGGAAGCTCAGAAGGGAAGTAATAGTGCTAAAAAGGATCAGAAGGTTCTCTCTGCAGCAAAAACAGAGAGCTCAGCAGCAGGTGCTCAGGTTCCTAGCAAGGTAACAATAAATGTTGTGGCAAATCAGTCCTTGAATTCTAATGTTGTAAATGCCACTGATTCGTCTTTAGAACAGCCAATGACATCATCTCCAGATATAAAAGTTAAATTAGAAGGAAATATGTTTCTTTTAGAAAATGACTCAAAGGCAGATAGCAGCTTTAATTCTAATGCCTGGCAGCAGCAGATCACTCAGGAGTCTGAATTTTCATCTGCCAGCTGTGAACCACAGCAAATCAGTGTTATGAATATTACTGGTCACTCTGACATTAACGACTTAGAGAAGTCTGTTTGGGAACCATTGCATTTAGAAGGAATGCAGCAGGAAACATATAGCCAACAGCTACACGGCCAGATGCAAGAATCTTCTCTGAGTCAAATACAAGCACAGTCTTCAAATCAGTTACCTCTGCAGTCTGACCTAAAGGAATTTGAGCCCACTGTTTCTCAGACAAATGAAAACTATTTTCCATTTGATGATGAACTTACACAGGACAGTATTGTGGAAGAACTAGTGCTCATGGAACAACAAATGTCATTGAACAATTCACATTCTTACGGTAGCTGTTTAGGAATGACACTGCAGAGTCAAGCAGTAGCTGCAGGAACTCCATTGTCTTCTCACCCCAACAATACACACTTCTACCACTCAATCCATAGCAATGGCACTCCAATTCACACACCTACACCAACTCCGACCCCCACCCCAACACCAACTCCAACACCAACCCCAACTTCTGAGATGATTGCTGGTTCTCAGAGTTTATCAAGAGAGAGTCCATGCTCTAGATTAGCCCAGACTACCCCAGTAGATAGTGCTTTAGGAAGTAGTAGGCACACACCTATTGGTACTCCTCATTCTAACTGCAGTAGCAGTGTCCCTCCTAGTCCTGTTGAATGCAGGAACCCTTTCGCATTTACCCCAATAAGCTCCAGCATGGCCTACCATGATGCAAGCATTGTCTCCAGTAGTCCTGTGAAACCAATGCAAAGACCTATGGCTACTCACCCTGATAAAACTAAACTTGAATGGATGAATAATGGGTATAGTGGTGTCAGTAATTCGTCAGTTTCAAGCCATGGTATTCTCCCAAGCTATCAGGAACTAGTGGAAGATCGTTTCAGGAAACCTCATGCTTTTGCTGTGCCTGGCCAGTCATATCAGTCTCAGTCCAGGCATCATGACACTCATTTTGGTCGATTGACTCCTGTCTCACCTGTACAACATCAGGGTACTGCTGTAAGTAATACGAACAAGCAAGAAGGCTTTGCAGTCCCTGCTCCTCTTgataataaaggaaataattcttCCCTCAACAACAGCTTGAGATGCCGGAGCGTGAGTCCTGCAGTCCATCGCCAACGTAACCTTAGTGGAAGCACCCTCTATCCAGTTTCTAATATACCACGATCTAATTTGACCCCCTTTGGAAGCCCAGTAACTCCCGAAGTACATAACGTTTTCACAAATGTACACACAGACACCAGTGCCAACAATATAGCTCAAAGAAGTCAGTCGGTCCCATTGACTGTTATGATGCAAACAGCCTTCCCCACTCTTCAGAAACAAGCAAACAGTAAAAAAATAACCAATGTTTTGTTGAATAAACTTGATTCTGACAATGATGATGCAGTAAGAGGTTTGGGAATAAACAACCTGCCCTCCAATTACACAGCAAGGATGAATCTTACTCAGATATTGGAAACTTCTACTGCTTTTCCTAGTGCCAATCCACAGAATATGATCAATTCCAGCACTCCGGTTTATGAATTCCAGACACCAACTTACCTCACAAAAAATAACAGCACGGATCAGATTAATTTTTCTCCTGGAGATAACCAAGCACAATCAGAAATTGGAGAGCAGCAATTAGATTTCAGCAGCACTGTTAAAGACCTGTTGGGTGGGGACAACCTCCAAGCCAGCCAGCAGCTGGTGGGTCAGGTAGCATCGGATCTCAGTAATGTTGCACCTGATTTCTCCAGCGATATCAGATTATCTTCTGAACTCTCAGGCAGCATTAATGATTTGAACACCTTAGACACAAATCTGCTGTTTGATCCAGGTCGCCAGCAGGGACAAGATGATGATGCTACACTGGAGGAATTAAAGAATGATCCATTATTTCAGCAAATCTGCAATGAATCCATGAGCGCTATGACTTCATCAGGTTTTGAGTGGATGGAAAGCAAGGACCATCCCACTGTTGAAATGTTGGGTTAA
- the RFX7 gene encoding DNA-binding protein RFX7 isoform X2, which translates to MPFLGFEIRWRNILRLRYLSRKSMMNIRIKGITQPSAFIPTAESNSFQPQVKTLPSPVDAKQQLQRKIQKKQQEQKLQSPLPGESPGKKLEGATTNGVASISNGNPPILSPQPIGIVVAAVPSPIPVPRTRQLVTSPSPVGSSDGKVLPLNVQVVTQHMQSVKQAPKTPQNVPASPGGDRCARHRYPQILPKPASTSALTIRSPTTVLFTSSPIKTVVPAPHMSSLNVVKMTAISLTPSNSSAPLKHSPSLNSATGTTEESRAVPHVKNSSASLQSPGSKTNAVGTSSVEIKMEPEILLDENSIQCQENSDVSKAAKVTPRGSLGQRSSSEGTGLKPSNEGVIETKATKGCDQRTKCKSRYNEMSPVTSGSSHSTLTLSVATQNLPFTSTNSPSNGDPTNKDTKLCTKSPRKRPSSTIQESQVPPIKKPLVEQISAGNVEAQKGSNSAKKDQKVLSAAKTESSAAGAQVPSKVTINVVANQSLNSNVVNATDSSLEQPMTSSPDIKVKLEGNMFLLENDSKADSSFNSNAWQQQITQESEFSSASCEPQQISVMNITGHSDINDLEKSVWEPLHLEGMQQETYSQQLHGQMQESSLSQIQAQSSNQLPLQSDLKEFEPTVSQTNENYFPFDDELTQDSIVEELVLMEQQMSLNNSHSYGSCLGMTLQSQAVAAGTPLSSHPNNTHFYHSIHSNGTPIHTPTPTPTPTPTPTPTPTPTSEMIAGSQSLSRESPCSRLAQTTPVDSALGSSRHTPIGTPHSNCSSSVPPSPVECRNPFAFTPISSSMAYHDASIVSSSPVKPMQRPMATHPDKTKLEWMNNGYSGVSNSSVSSHGILPSYQELVEDRFRKPHAFAVPGQSYQSQSRHHDTHFGRLTPVSPVQHQGTAVSNTNKQEGFAVPAPLDNKGNNSSLNNSLRCRSVSPAVHRQRNLSGSTLYPVSNIPRSNLTPFGSPVTPEVHNVFTNVHTDTSANNIAQRSQSVPLTVMMQTAFPTLQKQANSKKITNVLLNKLDSDNDDAVRGLGINNLPSNYTARMNLTQILETSTAFPSANPQNMINSSTPVYEFQTPTYLTKNNSTDQINFSPGDNQAQSEIGEQQLDFSSTVKDLLGGDNLQASQQLVGQVASDLSNVAPDFSSDIRLSSELSGSINDLNTLDTNLLFDPGRQQGQDDDATLEELKNDPLFQQICNESMSAMTSSGFEWMESKDHPTVEMLG; encoded by the exons AACAGCAGTTGCAGCGGAAAATCCAGAAGAAACAACAGGAACAGAAGCTCCAGTCTCCTTTGCCAGGGGAGTCTCCAGGAAAGAAACTCGAAGGAGCTACAACCAATGGAGTAGCCAGTATTTCTAATGGGAATCCTCCAATCCTTTCTCCACAGCCTATTGGCATTGTGGTGGCAGCTGTTCCCAGTCCTATTCCG GTACCAAGAACTAGGCAGTTGGTGACTTCCCCAAGTCCAGTGGGTTCTTCGGATGGCAAAGTCCTTCCCCTGAATGTACAGGTGGTCACCCAGCACATGCAGTCTGTGAAACAGGCACCAAAGACTCCTCAGAACGTTCCAGCCAGTCCTGGCGGTGATCGCTGTGCTCGGCACCGGTACCCTCAGATCTTACCCAAGCCAGCTAGCACCAGTGCGCTCACCATCCGCTCCCCAACTACTGTGCTCTTTACAAGCAGTCCTATCAAAACTGTTGTACCAGCTCCACATATGAGTTCTCTAAATGTGGTAAAAATGACAGCAATATCGCTCACACCCAGCAACAGTAGTGCCCCTCTTAAACATTCTCCCTCTTTGAACAGTGCAACTGGAACAACGGAAGAATCAAGGGCTGTTCCCCATGTAAAAAATAGTTCTGCTTCACTTCAGTCTCCTGGATCCAAGACTAATGCTGTGGGAACTTCCTCtgtagaaataaaaatggaaccAGAGATATTACTAGATGAAAATTCTATACAGTGCCAAGAGAACTCTGATGTGTCTAAAGCTGCTAAAGTGACCCCTCGTGGATCCTTGGGGCAGAGAAGTAGTTCAGAGGGTACAGGGCTGAAACCCTCAAATGAAGGTGTAATTGAGACAAAAGCAACTAAGGGCTGTGACCAGAGGACCAAATGTAAAAGTCGCTACAATGAAATGTCACCAGTCACTTCAGGCAGCAGTCATAGCACTCTCACTCTCTCAGTTGCCACTCAGAACTTACCCTTCACCAGCACCAATTCACCATCTAATGGTGACCCCACTAATAAAGACACAAAATTATGCACTAAAAGTCCAAGGAAGAGACCCTCTTCTACAATACAAGAGTCCCAGGTGCCTCCTATAAAGAAACCCCTTGTGGAACAGATTTCGGCAGGAAACGTGGAAGCTCAGAAGGGAAGTAATAGTGCTAAAAAGGATCAGAAGGTTCTCTCTGCAGCAAAAACAGAGAGCTCAGCAGCAGGTGCTCAGGTTCCTAGCAAGGTAACAATAAATGTTGTGGCAAATCAGTCCTTGAATTCTAATGTTGTAAATGCCACTGATTCGTCTTTAGAACAGCCAATGACATCATCTCCAGATATAAAAGTTAAATTAGAAGGAAATATGTTTCTTTTAGAAAATGACTCAAAGGCAGATAGCAGCTTTAATTCTAATGCCTGGCAGCAGCAGATCACTCAGGAGTCTGAATTTTCATCTGCCAGCTGTGAACCACAGCAAATCAGTGTTATGAATATTACTGGTCACTCTGACATTAACGACTTAGAGAAGTCTGTTTGGGAACCATTGCATTTAGAAGGAATGCAGCAGGAAACATATAGCCAACAGCTACACGGCCAGATGCAAGAATCTTCTCTGAGTCAAATACAAGCACAGTCTTCAAATCAGTTACCTCTGCAGTCTGACCTAAAGGAATTTGAGCCCACTGTTTCTCAGACAAATGAAAACTATTTTCCATTTGATGATGAACTTACACAGGACAGTATTGTGGAAGAACTAGTGCTCATGGAACAACAAATGTCATTGAACAATTCACATTCTTACGGTAGCTGTTTAGGAATGACACTGCAGAGTCAAGCAGTAGCTGCAGGAACTCCATTGTCTTCTCACCCCAACAATACACACTTCTACCACTCAATCCATAGCAATGGCACTCCAATTCACACACCTACACCAACTCCGACCCCCACCCCAACACCAACTCCAACACCAACCCCAACTTCTGAGATGATTGCTGGTTCTCAGAGTTTATCAAGAGAGAGTCCATGCTCTAGATTAGCCCAGACTACCCCAGTAGATAGTGCTTTAGGAAGTAGTAGGCACACACCTATTGGTACTCCTCATTCTAACTGCAGTAGCAGTGTCCCTCCTAGTCCTGTTGAATGCAGGAACCCTTTCGCATTTACCCCAATAAGCTCCAGCATGGCCTACCATGATGCAAGCATTGTCTCCAGTAGTCCTGTGAAACCAATGCAAAGACCTATGGCTACTCACCCTGATAAAACTAAACTTGAATGGATGAATAATGGGTATAGTGGTGTCAGTAATTCGTCAGTTTCAAGCCATGGTATTCTCCCAAGCTATCAGGAACTAGTGGAAGATCGTTTCAGGAAACCTCATGCTTTTGCTGTGCCTGGCCAGTCATATCAGTCTCAGTCCAGGCATCATGACACTCATTTTGGTCGATTGACTCCTGTCTCACCTGTACAACATCAGGGTACTGCTGTAAGTAATACGAACAAGCAAGAAGGCTTTGCAGTCCCTGCTCCTCTTgataataaaggaaataattcttCCCTCAACAACAGCTTGAGATGCCGGAGCGTGAGTCCTGCAGTCCATCGCCAACGTAACCTTAGTGGAAGCACCCTCTATCCAGTTTCTAATATACCACGATCTAATTTGACCCCCTTTGGAAGCCCAGTAACTCCCGAAGTACATAACGTTTTCACAAATGTACACACAGACACCAGTGCCAACAATATAGCTCAAAGAAGTCAGTCGGTCCCATTGACTGTTATGATGCAAACAGCCTTCCCCACTCTTCAGAAACAAGCAAACAGTAAAAAAATAACCAATGTTTTGTTGAATAAACTTGATTCTGACAATGATGATGCAGTAAGAGGTTTGGGAATAAACAACCTGCCCTCCAATTACACAGCAAGGATGAATCTTACTCAGATATTGGAAACTTCTACTGCTTTTCCTAGTGCCAATCCACAGAATATGATCAATTCCAGCACTCCGGTTTATGAATTCCAGACACCAACTTACCTCACAAAAAATAACAGCACGGATCAGATTAATTTTTCTCCTGGAGATAACCAAGCACAATCAGAAATTGGAGAGCAGCAATTAGATTTCAGCAGCACTGTTAAAGACCTGTTGGGTGGGGACAACCTCCAAGCCAGCCAGCAGCTGGTGGGTCAGGTAGCATCGGATCTCAGTAATGTTGCACCTGATTTCTCCAGCGATATCAGATTATCTTCTGAACTCTCAGGCAGCATTAATGATTTGAACACCTTAGACACAAATCTGCTGTTTGATCCAGGTCGCCAGCAGGGACAAGATGATGATGCTACACTGGAGGAATTAAAGAATGATCCATTATTTCAGCAAATCTGCAATGAATCCATGAGCGCTATGACTTCATCAGGTTTTGAGTGGATGGAAAGCAAGGACCATCCCACTGTTGAAATGTTGGGTTAA